In Symmachiella dynata, the following are encoded in one genomic region:
- a CDS encoding FHA domain-containing protein, whose amino-acid sequence MSQKTPQLPDQPADAAEEFARLVIQAGQERVTKDILRSTTMIGRSKSCNIQLVSPKISRSHCAITLDAGQLRVRDLRSQCGVKVNDEQVEVGKLHNGDRLTIDHFEFTVETNLVPTDVAAAQSLKDDAQRLQQDRKELASDRADLESQREKLEGEFEELRQQRHRLTDRTATLETDTEQLLADRQQFDELSQQAETDRAQLDKAREQLDTDRSQLETDQAQLLADLDEIEQTRKKFDEQTELLAAERQEFLDQQTALEAEQKQLQVQAEQLRSERESLERRIEEHENQLGEHQATDAEFRKTHEALLQEVAELRESQSRMSQAKADAEQALLLLRQERDQLQSDAVSIDETQRQAAELQDAHAALQQEAEELRAAQQQSTQAKAELEKTLASVLRERDQLQGKTVSMEEALRQAVDGEQCLAQSIAQQQTELEQHQKELEQMKTEFAQQSEEQQHWQTEAAQAAETIAELQLQLETLTTANQEELAAAEKSLDEREAKLAAQWSDIETQRETLQAEAKAVAAQSRELDALKVELDAEIEAVSQEQQQLAAAREELSTGRREWERESATALSGQESGAAANEQQQVATVEKSVAESKQLAKQLEEIAAQRKALENQQSELREERAAFEELQQNFRAETSRAEPLPRPDWAPLRKPEQSRGGRILAVIRSVVLITTALVAGYAVVWFLQSQLN is encoded by the coding sequence ATGTCTCAAAAAACACCGCAATTGCCGGATCAGCCAGCCGACGCCGCTGAAGAATTCGCACGACTCGTCATCCAGGCCGGCCAGGAGCGGGTGACCAAGGATATCCTGCGGTCGACGACGATGATCGGGCGATCGAAGAGCTGCAATATTCAGTTGGTCTCGCCGAAAATTTCGCGAAGCCACTGCGCCATTACGCTCGATGCGGGGCAGCTGCGCGTACGTGATCTGCGCAGCCAATGCGGCGTCAAGGTGAATGATGAACAGGTGGAGGTCGGCAAATTACACAATGGCGATCGATTGACCATTGATCATTTCGAATTCACGGTGGAAACCAATCTCGTCCCCACCGATGTCGCTGCGGCCCAATCGCTCAAGGATGACGCTCAGCGTTTGCAGCAAGATCGCAAAGAACTGGCGTCAGATCGGGCTGACTTAGAGAGCCAGCGTGAGAAACTGGAGGGCGAATTCGAGGAGTTGCGGCAACAGCGTCATCGACTCACGGATCGCACTGCGACGCTGGAAACGGACACGGAACAATTGCTGGCGGATCGTCAACAATTCGACGAACTGAGCCAACAGGCAGAGACCGACCGCGCGCAACTCGACAAGGCACGCGAACAACTGGATACGGATCGCAGCCAACTCGAAACCGACCAAGCCCAGTTACTAGCTGACTTGGATGAAATCGAACAAACGCGGAAAAAATTCGACGAGCAAACGGAACTCTTGGCGGCTGAACGGCAGGAATTTCTTGATCAACAAACAGCACTGGAGGCAGAACAAAAGCAGCTTCAAGTCCAAGCGGAGCAGCTTCGGTCGGAACGAGAGTCCCTAGAGCGGCGGATTGAGGAACACGAAAACCAACTGGGTGAGCATCAGGCCACGGACGCGGAATTTCGCAAAACACACGAAGCTCTCCTGCAAGAAGTTGCCGAACTGCGCGAATCGCAATCACGAATGTCGCAAGCCAAAGCCGATGCGGAACAGGCGCTATTGTTGCTGCGGCAGGAACGCGATCAATTGCAAAGCGATGCGGTCTCAATCGACGAGACGCAGCGGCAGGCCGCGGAACTGCAGGACGCACACGCTGCACTCCAGCAGGAAGCCGAGGAGTTGCGCGCCGCGCAACAGCAGTCGACCCAAGCCAAGGCCGAATTGGAAAAAACCTTGGCGTCGGTGCTGCGGGAACGTGATCAATTGCAGGGCAAGACCGTCTCGATGGAAGAGGCGTTGAGGCAAGCGGTCGATGGCGAACAGTGTCTCGCCCAGTCGATCGCACAGCAACAAACTGAGTTGGAACAACACCAGAAGGAACTGGAACAAATGAAAACGGAATTCGCACAACAATCCGAAGAACAGCAACATTGGCAAACAGAAGCGGCGCAGGCGGCCGAGACGATTGCTGAACTGCAATTGCAGTTAGAGACATTGACGACAGCCAACCAAGAGGAACTTGCGGCTGCGGAAAAATCGTTGGACGAACGGGAAGCAAAACTCGCAGCGCAGTGGTCCGATATTGAAACGCAGCGAGAAACACTTCAAGCCGAAGCGAAAGCGGTGGCAGCCCAGTCCCGGGAACTAGACGCCTTAAAGGTGGAGTTGGATGCTGAAATCGAGGCGGTTTCGCAGGAACAACAACAACTGGCTGCCGCGCGAGAGGAACTTTCCACAGGCCGCCGCGAATGGGAACGCGAATCCGCTACGGCCCTCAGCGGACAGGAAAGCGGCGCAGCGGCCAACGAGCAACAACAAGTTGCGACAGTCGAAAAATCCGTCGCCGAGTCGAAGCAACTCGCGAAACAACTTGAGGAAATCGCAGCACAGCGCAAGGCGCTCGAGAATCAGCAGAGCGAACTGCGTGAAGAACGCGCCGCGTTTGAAGAATTGCAGCAAAACTTTCGCGCCGAAACCTCGCGTGCCGAACCATTGCCCCGGCCCGATTGGGCGCCCCTGCGAAAACCAGAACAATCCCGCGGCGGGCGGATACTTGCCGTCATCCGATCCGTCGTACTCATCACAACCGCATTAGTTGCCGGGTATGCAGTGGTTTGGTTTCTGCAATCGCAGTTGAATTGA
- a CDS encoding DUF1598 domain-containing protein, translating to MFRGPVRLAVCLAMSCALLFAMAGPAAAQISGDNGTGTGTGTGTGTATDGAAAGVTVDADGLVKTIIVPGNKRLNKQRRAAIRKELTEDLTKFSPLRKVSLVRLEQACTEFAETQKHVTPDMQYLAGLQRIDYVFVFPESHDIVIAGPAEGFAEDGAGRTVGLTTGRPPLRLDDLMVALRAVKRGDDVGCSIDARPENLAKFKQYQASHSGAASASVGKKRFAQMAKILGNQKVTIWGVPPDSHFARTMVEADYFMKKISIGQLRLRVRGFKTHLSMVGPGDDMANRWWFAPLYEPFQASDDGNAYKISGPRAQLFAENEIVTADGKRIGVGTKAASTDRYANHFTEKFPQLADAVPAFAELQTLFDLLTVSALIEKQGLAERIGWSMSLFLDDQRGTVAKWNVPRDVPTSVAYKWTRGRMLIGMVGGGVMIDPRRTLEAVAIEEGDESLIEKQTAAEEAELPAGRWWWD from the coding sequence ATGTTTCGTGGACCGGTTCGCCTCGCTGTTTGTCTTGCGATGTCTTGCGCATTGCTGTTTGCCATGGCAGGCCCCGCTGCTGCCCAAATCTCCGGGGACAATGGGACGGGAACTGGAACCGGGACGGGGACTGGAACTGCCACTGACGGTGCGGCCGCGGGGGTCACTGTCGATGCCGATGGATTGGTCAAAACAATCATCGTGCCGGGCAACAAAAGGCTCAACAAGCAACGGCGAGCGGCGATCCGTAAGGAGTTAACCGAAGATCTGACGAAGTTCAGCCCACTGCGAAAGGTGTCGCTGGTTCGACTGGAACAAGCCTGCACCGAATTTGCCGAAACCCAAAAGCACGTCACGCCCGATATGCAATACCTCGCCGGGTTGCAACGTATTGACTATGTCTTTGTGTTTCCCGAATCGCACGACATCGTGATTGCCGGGCCGGCAGAGGGGTTTGCCGAAGACGGAGCGGGACGAACCGTGGGGCTAACGACCGGACGCCCACCGCTACGGCTTGACGATCTAATGGTCGCTCTGCGCGCGGTGAAACGCGGCGACGATGTCGGTTGCTCGATCGATGCCCGTCCGGAAAACCTGGCCAAGTTCAAGCAGTACCAAGCCTCCCACAGTGGCGCGGCGAGCGCCTCCGTCGGCAAAAAACGGTTTGCTCAAATGGCAAAAATCCTTGGCAATCAAAAAGTGACGATCTGGGGTGTTCCCCCGGATAGTCATTTCGCACGGACGATGGTCGAAGCCGACTACTTCATGAAAAAAATCTCCATCGGCCAATTGCGGCTGCGCGTCAGAGGCTTCAAGACGCATCTGTCGATGGTGGGACCGGGTGACGACATGGCCAACCGCTGGTGGTTTGCGCCGTTGTACGAACCGTTCCAAGCCTCCGACGATGGCAATGCCTATAAAATCTCCGGCCCCCGCGCGCAACTCTTCGCCGAAAACGAAATCGTGACCGCTGACGGAAAACGGATCGGCGTGGGAACCAAAGCGGCCAGCACCGACCGATACGCCAACCACTTCACGGAAAAGTTTCCCCAACTGGCCGACGCAGTCCCAGCCTTCGCGGAATTGCAGACGTTGTTCGATCTGCTCACTGTGTCGGCGTTGATCGAAAAGCAAGGATTGGCCGAGCGAATCGGCTGGTCGATGAGCTTGTTTCTCGACGATCAACGGGGCACGGTCGCCAAATGGAACGTTCCCCGCGATGTCCCCACATCAGTTGCCTACAAATGGACTCGTGGCCGGATGCTGATTGGGATGGTGGGTGGCGGCGTGATGATCGATCCGCGCCGGACGCTAGAGGCCGTTGCCATCGAAGAGGGTGACGAATCCCTGATCGAAAAGCAAACCGCTGCCGAAGAAGCGGAACTCCCCGCGGGCCGTTGGTGGTGGGATTGA
- a CDS encoding BON domain-containing protein encodes MPTHEIHAAHKLHDEIHFQIQRDLSAFGRNVSFEVNDSDVVLSGVVGSYYQKQMAQESLRRIEGLSRIDNRIQVVVR; translated from the coding sequence ATGCCGACACACGAGATCCACGCCGCTCACAAACTGCACGACGAAATCCATTTTCAGATCCAGCGTGATCTCTCGGCTTTTGGACGCAATGTCTCCTTTGAGGTCAACGACTCCGACGTCGTGCTCAGCGGCGTAGTCGGATCGTATTACCAAAAGCAGATGGCGCAAGAATCGCTCCGCCGCATCGAAGGCTTGAGCCGGATCGACAACCGCATTCAAGTCGTCGTCCGCTAA
- a CDS encoding FHA domain-containing protein codes for MLLGELVPIGGGDPIPLLKDKLQVGRRPNCDIVLRFPNVSSYHCELELIEGHWLVTDLDSRNGTKVNGERVTRRWAFPGDQIGFAKHKFEIFYTAVGDAPPEVEGAESPEVFGQSLMEKAGLVRRKPKRAPLPPSAKPIKEVAMAASDSDESIALDWLSDVEED; via the coding sequence ATGTTATTAGGAGAGCTCGTCCCAATCGGCGGTGGGGACCCCATTCCGCTACTGAAGGACAAGCTGCAGGTTGGTCGTCGCCCCAACTGCGACATCGTTCTGCGGTTCCCCAACGTCTCTTCGTATCATTGCGAATTGGAGTTGATCGAAGGCCATTGGTTAGTCACTGATCTGGATAGTCGCAACGGGACGAAGGTGAACGGCGAACGTGTCACGCGCCGATGGGCTTTTCCCGGTGATCAAATCGGCTTCGCGAAACACAAGTTCGAGATTTTCTACACAGCCGTGGGCGATGCCCCGCCGGAAGTCGAGGGTGCGGAATCCCCGGAAGTCTTCGGACAAAGCCTAATGGAAAAAGCCGGCCTCGTCCGCCGCAAACCGAAACGCGCCCCATTGCCGCCCTCGGCGAAGCCGATCAAAGAAGTCGCCATGGCTGCTTCGGACAGCGATGAGTCAATCGCCCTGGATTGGCTGTCGGACGTTGAAGAAGATTAA
- the rsgA gene encoding ribosome small subunit-dependent GTPase A, which produces MGKRKQKIRVALRKNRQKKPRRQNDFTHEDLEDSNLAHGERVSGKGDLTRHRTIIGVEGDENSGLTIDVDMSQCRPGRVLSVHRSGFIVQADGGERYECVVRNVVRAIASDQRTAVVAGDQVMFQPTVNEQGVIERVEPRTSTLSREVRGQEHVLVANVDQVLIVASSADPPLKPSLLDRYLVSAAVGDIAPLICINKADLSNLAALQPIIGLYSQLGYKVVTTSTVSGYGIPRLRELLRDRETVLTGQSGVGKSSLLNALQPGLKLRTGEVSGDSRKGKHTTTSANLLELNFGGWVVDTPGVRQFGLWDTFPEEVEGYFVEFHPFVRNCRYPDCTHTHETDCGIKQAVARGLISECRFESYQRITAGDLV; this is translated from the coding sequence TTGGGTAAACGTAAACAGAAAATTCGAGTCGCTCTGCGTAAGAACCGCCAGAAAAAACCGCGGCGTCAGAATGATTTTACGCACGAGGACTTAGAGGATTCGAACCTTGCACATGGCGAACGGGTTTCCGGCAAAGGGGATTTGACGCGACACCGGACGATCATCGGTGTTGAAGGCGACGAAAATAGTGGCCTGACGATCGATGTCGACATGAGCCAATGCCGCCCCGGACGGGTGCTGAGCGTGCATCGTTCTGGTTTCATTGTGCAAGCCGATGGCGGCGAGCGCTATGAATGCGTTGTCCGCAACGTGGTGCGTGCGATTGCCAGCGACCAACGGACCGCCGTGGTTGCCGGTGATCAAGTCATGTTTCAGCCCACCGTTAATGAACAAGGCGTGATCGAACGGGTCGAACCGCGCACGAGTACACTGTCGCGCGAAGTCCGCGGACAGGAACATGTTCTCGTTGCGAACGTTGATCAAGTCTTAATCGTCGCTTCCTCCGCCGATCCCCCGCTCAAACCGAGTCTATTGGACCGGTATCTGGTGAGCGCGGCCGTGGGAGACATTGCGCCGCTGATTTGCATCAACAAAGCCGACTTGTCGAATCTTGCCGCCCTGCAACCGATCATCGGTCTGTACAGCCAACTCGGCTATAAAGTCGTGACGACCTCCACGGTTTCGGGCTACGGTATCCCCCGCTTGCGTGAACTCTTACGCGATCGCGAAACGGTTCTCACCGGGCAGAGCGGCGTGGGGAAATCGTCGTTGCTCAATGCACTGCAACCCGGTCTCAAACTGCGCACGGGCGAAGTCAGCGGCGACAGTCGCAAGGGAAAACACACCACGACCTCGGCAAATCTGCTGGAGTTGAATTTTGGGGGCTGGGTGGTCGATACGCCGGGCGTTCGTCAATTCGGGTTGTGGGATACGTTTCCCGAAGAGGTCGAAGGCTACTTTGTAGAATTCCACCCGTTCGTCCGTAACTGCCGTTATCCCGATTGCACACACACGCACGAAACGGACTGCGGAATCAAACAGGCCGTGGCGCGGGGATTGATATCCGAGTGTCGATTCGAAAGTTACCAACGCATCACCGCCGGGGATTTGGTGTGA
- a CDS encoding HEAT repeat domain-containing protein, which produces MKLILRLVLSLAVCGAAALIAESCSAAEQGAPEWIWTAGDLTSAKTAYFRQEIKLSSPTDVTIDITADNSYELYVNGDLVGSGDNWKYVKQFNITKRVQRGKNVIAVKATNASEGSAGLLVRVLVEQGGGGDVIFVSNGTWKSTDEPQSNTAWTALNYNASNWKPVHVLGAYPDAEPWKTVTWASKLKDRFLAAEGFKIEKVAGPDVTGTLINMCFDGNGRIIASQERGPLLMMIDSNGDGEMDKTQVVSDDIKNCQGVFAFDDTLLCAGEGPEGVALYRLSDPDADGKYTKTETVQIYDARIADHGPHAILLGPDGFLYNVMGNHANIKGDVNPDSPHRDYYEGDLLPKYEDARGHARGKKAPAGLVYRLNQDGTDWNLVAGGFRNEFDMAFNEEGELFTFDSDMEWDVGLPWYRPVRINHVVPGGEFGWRSGASKWPDYYFDSLPSTVDIGRGSPTGVCFYHNDTFPEKYRDAFFVADWSQGKILAIHHKQDGSTYKGEVEEFVTGNPLNVSDIVPGPDGDLYFCLGGRGTEGGIYRVTPENPGTARQPKSNSPVERALALPQPSAAWTRAQVKKLEEESGSNWRSNLTKVAADPNRTVADRRRAVGILQQFSDGPPRRLLTALANDDKPQMRALALTLLAIHIDDEAEKTIIQALGDSDPVVRRRACEALIRANKTAPVDVVLPMLAEQDRFVRYAARELLQRLPAEQWADAVLTADDPRIAAAGMLALVINSPTAEQNEAILKRSVALLRSDLPDADALDVLRVAELALQNEGTTEASRSNLSHAALQLFPSTDNGLNRELARVLAYLQESRAIDKLITYLQNSTDTTDQIHAVYCLRFIPQGWKWDQQAVLFEALDRLAGLEGGASFRGYLENMTRDYLATQKDPTRVNLLAHAAEFPMPTRLMLEALSAEQATTFSNDLIKLDQQLAEAEIAADARAQIASAIVDALGRSKAPETKDYLRKLFEQQPDRREGVARALARQADQANFAPLVATLQFGDKGTLQAVIRGLLKIDAKPEKPQDIRTAIIAGLKVDKNSRKEVVRLLNKWTDQEVAEDSDMGPFQSWFIEEYPDLPAAELPQTAKKSKWEFDQILKFVTDRSSGGKGDAVKGEAIFEKAQCIKCHRFGQRGEGLGPDLSAVRKRFQRKQIVESLFYPSAVISDQYQSVSIITNEGLTHTGLAVEQGDAYVVLSTDGTKTTVKKSDIDEMIPSNTSGMPEGLLDVLTLAEIADLFAFLETTPAAVATEK; this is translated from the coding sequence ATGAAGTTGATCCTACGTCTGGTATTGTCGCTCGCCGTCTGTGGCGCAGCGGCATTGATTGCGGAATCGTGCTCCGCCGCTGAACAAGGTGCCCCCGAATGGATTTGGACCGCCGGTGACTTGACCAGCGCCAAGACCGCATACTTTCGCCAGGAAATCAAACTCTCCTCGCCGACAGACGTCACGATCGACATCACCGCTGATAACTCCTACGAGTTGTACGTCAACGGCGACCTTGTTGGCAGTGGTGACAATTGGAAATACGTCAAACAGTTCAACATCACTAAACGCGTCCAACGCGGCAAAAATGTGATTGCCGTGAAGGCCACCAATGCCTCAGAAGGCTCCGCCGGATTGTTGGTGCGGGTGCTCGTCGAACAGGGGGGCGGCGGCGACGTCATCTTCGTTTCCAACGGAACTTGGAAATCCACCGACGAACCGCAATCCAACACGGCTTGGACGGCTCTGAACTACAACGCCTCCAACTGGAAACCGGTCCACGTCCTGGGAGCCTACCCCGACGCCGAACCGTGGAAGACAGTCACTTGGGCCTCGAAACTCAAAGATCGTTTTCTAGCGGCTGAAGGATTCAAGATTGAAAAGGTCGCCGGACCGGATGTGACCGGAACGCTGATCAACATGTGCTTCGATGGAAACGGCCGCATCATTGCCAGCCAGGAACGCGGACCGCTGTTGATGATGATCGATTCCAATGGCGACGGCGAAATGGACAAGACGCAGGTCGTCAGCGACGACATCAAAAACTGCCAAGGCGTTTTTGCTTTCGATGACACATTGTTGTGTGCCGGTGAAGGCCCCGAGGGTGTTGCTTTGTATCGCCTGTCCGATCCCGACGCTGACGGAAAATACACCAAAACCGAAACCGTCCAAATCTATGACGCAAGAATCGCCGACCACGGTCCGCACGCCATTCTGCTCGGTCCGGATGGATTTCTTTACAATGTGATGGGCAATCACGCCAATATCAAAGGCGACGTCAATCCCGATAGTCCCCACCGCGATTATTACGAAGGGGACTTGCTCCCGAAATACGAAGACGCACGAGGCCACGCGCGAGGCAAGAAGGCGCCGGCCGGTCTGGTCTATCGGCTCAACCAAGATGGAACCGATTGGAATTTGGTCGCCGGTGGATTTCGTAATGAATTCGACATGGCCTTCAATGAAGAGGGTGAGCTATTTACTTTCGATAGCGATATGGAATGGGACGTGGGTCTCCCTTGGTACCGCCCGGTCCGCATCAACCACGTTGTTCCCGGCGGCGAATTCGGCTGGCGGAGCGGTGCTTCGAAATGGCCCGACTATTACTTCGACAGCCTCCCCTCGACCGTCGACATCGGCCGCGGATCCCCTACGGGCGTTTGCTTCTATCACAACGACACGTTCCCCGAAAAATACCGCGACGCATTCTTCGTCGCCGACTGGTCGCAAGGCAAGATCCTAGCGATCCACCACAAACAAGATGGCTCGACCTACAAGGGTGAAGTCGAAGAATTCGTGACCGGAAATCCGCTGAACGTCTCCGACATCGTTCCCGGTCCTGATGGCGATTTGTACTTCTGTCTCGGCGGACGGGGCACCGAAGGCGGGATTTATCGCGTGACTCCCGAAAATCCGGGAACCGCGCGTCAGCCCAAATCGAATTCTCCTGTAGAACGCGCCTTGGCACTCCCCCAACCCTCGGCCGCTTGGACCCGCGCCCAAGTCAAAAAACTCGAAGAAGAGTCGGGATCAAACTGGCGGTCGAACCTGACCAAAGTTGCCGCCGATCCCAATCGCACCGTCGCGGATCGTCGCCGTGCGGTGGGCATCCTGCAACAATTCTCCGACGGCCCGCCGCGACGACTGCTGACTGCATTGGCCAACGACGACAAACCGCAAATGCGGGCACTCGCGCTCACCTTGCTGGCCATTCACATCGACGACGAAGCCGAAAAAACGATCATCCAAGCGTTGGGCGATTCCGATCCCGTTGTACGCCGCCGTGCTTGCGAAGCATTGATTCGTGCCAACAAGACCGCTCCAGTGGACGTCGTGTTGCCCATGCTGGCTGAGCAAGATCGCTTTGTACGATACGCCGCTCGTGAGTTACTACAACGTCTCCCGGCTGAGCAATGGGCCGATGCGGTACTGACCGCCGACGATCCACGCATTGCCGCCGCCGGCATGTTGGCGTTGGTCATCAATTCTCCCACAGCGGAACAAAACGAAGCGATTCTCAAACGCTCAGTCGCGCTGCTACGATCGGACTTGCCCGACGCCGACGCGCTGGATGTGTTGCGCGTCGCTGAATTGGCACTGCAAAATGAAGGGACGACAGAAGCCTCGCGTTCCAACCTGTCCCATGCAGCACTGCAACTGTTCCCTTCGACCGACAACGGTTTGAACCGCGAATTGGCGCGCGTGCTGGCGTATCTGCAAGAGTCACGGGCGATCGACAAACTGATTACCTATCTACAAAACTCGACAGATACCACCGATCAAATCCATGCCGTTTATTGCCTGCGTTTCATTCCCCAAGGTTGGAAATGGGACCAACAGGCCGTTCTGTTCGAAGCCCTCGACCGTCTAGCTGGCCTAGAAGGGGGCGCGAGCTTCCGTGGCTATCTGGAAAATATGACGCGTGATTATCTCGCGACTCAAAAAGACCCGACCCGAGTGAATTTGCTGGCACACGCAGCCGAGTTCCCCATGCCCACGCGGTTGATGCTCGAAGCACTCTCCGCCGAACAGGCGACTACCTTCAGCAACGATTTGATCAAACTGGATCAACAACTCGCCGAAGCGGAAATTGCAGCCGATGCGCGAGCCCAAATCGCGTCGGCCATCGTTGATGCCTTGGGGCGCAGTAAAGCGCCGGAAACGAAGGATTATCTTCGCAAGTTATTCGAACAACAACCGGACCGCCGCGAAGGAGTCGCCCGTGCATTGGCCCGTCAAGCCGACCAAGCAAACTTTGCACCGTTGGTGGCGACCTTGCAATTCGGCGACAAAGGGACGCTGCAAGCAGTGATCCGCGGCTTGCTGAAGATCGACGCCAAACCAGAGAAGCCGCAAGACATTCGCACGGCTATCATCGCCGGTTTGAAAGTTGATAAAAACAGCCGCAAGGAAGTCGTCCGCCTGCTTAATAAATGGACCGACCAAGAGGTCGCGGAGGATTCCGATATGGGCCCGTTCCAGTCGTGGTTTATCGAAGAGTATCCCGACCTGCCGGCGGCCGAACTTCCCCAAACGGCGAAGAAGTCGAAATGGGAATTCGATCAGATCCTCAAATTTGTCACCGATCGTTCCAGCGGTGGCAAAGGCGACGCTGTGAAAGGCGAAGCAATTTTTGAAAAAGCGCAATGCATCAAATGCCACCGCTTCGGCCAACGGGGCGAAGGACTCGGCCCCGACCTGTCGGCTGTCCGCAAACGCTTCCAGCGCAAGCAGATTGTCGAATCGCTGTTCTATCCCTCGGCTGTGATCTCCGACCAATACCAAAGTGTGTCGATCATCACCAACGAAGGACTGACGCACACCGGCTTGGCTGTCGAACAAGGCGATGCCTACGTCGTTTTGTCGACCGACGGCACAAAAACGACGGTCAAAAAGTCGGACATCGATGAGATGATTCCGTCGAACACCTCGGGCATGCCCGAAGGACTGCTCGACGTGTTGACCTTGGCCGAAATCGCCGACCTGTTCGCCTTTCTGGAAACGACGCCCGCTGCTGTCGCGACAGAAAAATAA